Proteins encoded within one genomic window of Humulus lupulus chromosome 1, drHumLupu1.1, whole genome shotgun sequence:
- the LOC133815487 gene encoding putative UDP-glucose glucosyltransferase, with the protein MNLSPIHVLLVCFPAQGLINPMLRLGKHLAENEALVITFTTIDNMGKEMRRSNSDITVQPTPLGHGFIRFEFFDDGLNEDDPRRTQYDFYMTQLEHAGKESLHKLIKKQANEGRPVSCIINNPFLAWVCDVGGDLGIPCATLWVQSCALFSTFYHYFHQTVPFPTEAEPEIDVKLPGMPVLKYDEISSFLHPNKGSYKVIGLAILEQFKSLSKSFCVLVDTYEELEHDIIQEMSKLCPIMPVGPLCKDPKGAVLKNTVRADLMKADEDCMEWLNTMGPASVVYISFGSIVYLKQEQVDEIAHALLNSCISFLWVMKPPSNDSGLKHHVLPGGFLEETAGRGKVVKWSPQEKVLAHPSVMCFLTHCGWNSSMEALTSGVPVLTFPQWGDQVTNAKFLVDVFGVGVRLSRGEIENRVVLREEVEKCLTEVMFSTDKAVELKRNALKWTMAAEAAVAEGGSSNQNIRYFLEEICKRSCVSSTCQD; encoded by the coding sequence ATGAATCTTTCTCCTATTCACGTTCTTTTAGTGTGCTTCCCAGCACAAGGTCTAATCAATCCGATGCTGAGATTAGGGAAGCACTTGGCAGAAAATGAGGCTCTAGTCATCACTTTTACAACTATTGACAACATGGGTAAAGAGATGCGAAGATCTAATAGCGACATAACCGTCCAACCCACACCTCTCGGCCATGGCTTTATAAGGTTTGAGTTCTTCGACGATGGCCTCAATGAGGACGATCCTCGACGCACCCAATACGATTTCTACATGACACAGCTCGAGCACGCTGGCAAGGAGTCTCTTCACAAACTGATAAAGAAGCAAGCGAATGAAGGTCGCCCAGTTTCATGCATAATAAATAACCCGTTTCTTGCTTGGGTTTGTGACGTTGGAGGAGACCTCGGAATCCCCTGTGCCACGCTCTGGGTTCAGTCATGTGCACTCTTCTCAACTTTCTACCATTATTTCCACCAAACTGTGCCGTTTCCGACTGAGGCCGAGCCAGAGATCGATGTTAAGCTGCCGGGTATGCCAGTTCTAAAGTACGACGAGATCTCTAGCTTCTTGCATCCCAACAAGGGTTCGTACAAGGTGATTGGACTGGCCATCTTGGAGCAGTTTAAGAGTTTGTCCAAGTCGTTTTGTGTTTTGGTGGACACTTATGAAGAGCTTGAACATGACATCATCCAGGAAATGTCCAAATTATGTCCGATCATGCCCGTTGGACCGTTATGCAAAGATCCAAAAGGGGCAGTTCTTAAGAACACCGTTCGTGCGGACTTAATGAAAGCCGACGAGGACTGCATGGAATGGCTCAACACAATGGGGCCGGCGAGTGTGGTTTACATATCGTTCGGTAGCATTGTGTATCTGAAGCAAGAGCAGGTGGACGAGATCGCTCACGCGCTATTAAACTCTTGTATCTCGTTTTTATGGGTCATGAAACCTCCTTCCAATGACTCGGGATTAAAGCATCACGTTTTACCAGGTGGATTCTTGGAGGAGACTGCAGGCAGAGGGAAAGTGGTGAAGTGGAGCCCGCAAGAAAAAGTTTTGGCTCACCCATCTGTGATGTGCTTTCTGACTCACTGTGGGTGGAACTCGTCTATGGAGGCGCTCACCTCCGGTGTTCCAGTACTGACTTTCCCCCAGTGGGGCGACCAAGTCACCAACGCCAAGTTCTTGGTTGACGTTTTTGGGGTTGGCGTGAGACTTAGCCGCGGCGAGATTGAGAACAGAGTGGTCTTGAGGGAGGAGGTTGAGAAGTGTTTGACAGAGGTGATGTTTAGTACTGATAAAGCTGTCGAGTTGAAGAGAAATGCATTGAAGTGGACAATGGCAGCGGAGGCCGCTGTGGCAGAAGGAGGCTCTTCCAATCAGAATATTCGTTATTTCTTGGAGGAGATTTGTAAGAGATCGTGTGTTTCTTCTACTTGTCAAGATTAA